A single region of the Glycine max cultivar Williams 82 chromosome 20, Glycine_max_v4.0, whole genome shotgun sequence genome encodes:
- the LOC100811299 gene encoding G-type lectin S-receptor-like serine/threonine-protein kinase LECRK3: MAAKTVLVCVTVILLPLLQLPYVSATNVSIGETLVAGNGGKRWLSPSEDFAFGFHQLDNDLYLLAISYQNIPRDSFIWYANGDNPAPKGSKLELNQYTGLVLKSPQGVELWTSQLISGTISYGLMNDTGNFQLLDENSQVLWDSFSNPTDTLVPTQIMEVKGTLSSRQKEANFSRGRFQFRLLPDGNAVLNPINLPTNYTYDAHYISATYDSTNTTNSGFQVIFDNSGLYILKRSGEKVYITNPKDALSTDSYYYRATINFDGTFTISNYPKNPASNPSWTVMKTLPDNICMNLLGNTGGSGVCGFNSICTLKADQRPKCSCPEGYSPLDSRDEYGSCKPNLELGCGSSGQSLQGDLYFMKEMANTDWPVSDYELYKPYNSEDCKTSCLQDCLCAVSIFRDDSCYKKKLPLSNGRRDRAVGASAFIKLMKNGVSLSPPNPFIEEKKYKKDQDTLITVISVLLGGSVFFNLVSAVWVGFYFYYNKKSSTNKTATESNLCSFTFAELVQATDNFKEELGRGSCGIVYKGTTNLATIAVKKLDKVLKDCDKEFKTEVNVIGQTHHKSLVRLLGYCDEEQHRILVYEFLSNGTLANFLFGDFKPNWNQRVQIAFGIARGLVYLHEECCTQIIHCDIKPQNILLDEQYNARISDFGLSKLLKINESHTETGIRGTKGYVAPDWFRSAPITTKVDVYSFGVLLLEIICCRRNVDGEVGNEEKAILTDWAYDCYRAGRIDILLENDDEAIDDTNRLERFVMVAIWCLQEDPSLRPPMKKVMLMLEGIAPVTIPPSPSPYTSVSVSCG; this comes from the coding sequence ATGGCTGCAAAAACTGTTCTTGTTTGTGTTACCGTTATCCTTCTCCCCTTGCTGCAGCTTCCATATGTCTCAGCGACTAATGTTAGCATTGGTGAGACACTTGTTGCAGGTAACGGGGGTAAGCGATGGCTTTCTCCATCAGAGGACTTTGCATTTGGATTTCATCAGCTTGACAATGACCTTTACTTGCTTGCTATATCATACCAAAATATACCTCGTGACTCTTTCATTTGGTATGCAAACGGAGACAACCCTGCTCCTAAAGGATCAAAACTAGAGCTAAATCAATACACTGGACTAGTGCTCAAGAGCCCTCAAGGGGTTGAGCTATGGACATCACAGCTCATATCAGGTACAATTTCCTACGGACTAATGAATGATACGGGCAACTTCCAGCTTCTGGATGAGAATTCACAGGTGTTGTGGGACAGTTTCAGTAATCCAACTGATACCTTGGTGCCTACTCAAATCATGGAGGTAAAAGGCACGCTTTCATCTCGCCAGAAAGAGGCCAACTTCTCACGAGGAAGGTTTCAATTTCGCTTGCTTCCAGATGGTAATGCTGTGCTTAATCCTATAAATTTGCCTACCAATTATACTTATGATGCTCACTACATCAGTGCCACTTATGATTCGACCAACACAACAAACTCTGGTTTCCAAGTGATTTTTGATAATTCAGGCTTGTACATATTGAAGAGGAGCGGTGAGAAAGTTTATATTACAAATCCAAAAGATGCGCTCTCAACTGATTCCTATTATTATAGAGCAACCATCAATTTTGATGGAACTTTCACCATATCAAATTACCCTAAAAATCCAGCTTCAAATCCAAGCTGGACAGTTATGAAGACATTGCCAGACAACATTTGCATGAATTTGCTAGGAAACACGGGTGGTAGTGGGGTCTGTGGATTCAATAGTATCTGCACTCTCAAAGCTGACCAAAGACCAAAGTGCAGTTGCCCAGAAGGTTATTCTCCTCTTGATTCAAGGGATGAGTATGGCAGCTGCAAACCAAATTTGGAACTCGGTTGTGGATCAAGTGGACAAAGCTTGCAAGGAGATCTGTACTTCATGAAGGAAATGGCAAATACTGATTGGCCTGTATCAGATTATGAATTGTATAAACCTTACAATTCAGAAGACTGCAAGACTTCTTGCTTGCAAGATTGCTTATGTGCTGTTTCTATTTTTAGAGATGATAGCTGCTACAAGAAGAAGCTGCCTCTCTCAAACGGAAGACGGGATAGAGCAGTAGGGGCATCTGCTTTCATTAAGTTGATGAAAAATGGTGTTTCATTAAGTCCTCCAAATCCATTCATTGAAgagaagaaatataaaaaagatcaaGATACTTTGATAACTGTGATATCAGTCCTTTTGGGAGGTTCTGTCTTTTTCAATCTGGTCAGTGCTGTATGGGTTGGTTTCTACTTCTACTACAACAAAAAAAGTTCTACCAATAAAACTGCTACAGAAAGCAATTTGTGCAGTTTCACCTTTGCAGAGCTAGTGCAAGCAACAGATAACTTCAAAGAGGAATTGGGAAGGGGGTCTTGTGGCATTGTCTATAAAGGAACAACAAATTTGGCTACTATTGCAGTCAAGAAACTAGACAAGGTGCTCAAAGACTGCGATAAGGAATTCAAAACAGAAGTGAATGTGATAGGCCAAACTCATCACAAAAGCTTGGTTCGCCTGCTTGGATATTGTGATGAGGAACAACACCGGATTCTGGTGTATGAGTTCCTGAGCAATGGAACTTTAGCAAACTTCCTCTTTGGAGATTTCAAACCGAATTGGAACCAAAGAGTCCAGATTGCCTTTGGGATTGCAAGAGGGCTGGTCTACTTGCATGAGGAATGCTGCACCCAAATCATCCATTGTGACATAAAGCCACAAAATATACTACTTGATGAACAATACAATGCAAGAATTTCAGATTTTGGGTTGTCAAAGCTACTAAAGATTAATGAAAGCCACACAGAAACTGGCATTCGAGGAACAAAAGGGTATGTTGCGCCAGACTGGTTCAGGAGTGCACCAATCACTACCAAAGTTGATGTCTACAGTTTTGGTGTACTGCTTCTGGAGATCATTTGCTGCAGGAGAAATGTAGATGGTGAGGTTGGCAATGAAGAGAAGGCCATTTTAACTGATTGGGCTTATGACTGTTATAGGGCTGGAAGAATTGATATACTGCTTGAAAATGATGACGAGGCTATCGATGACACAAATAGGCTTGAAAGGTTTGTGATGGTAGCTATTTGGTGCCTTCAAGAGGATCCCTCTCTCAGGccaccaatgaagaaggtgatgTTGATGCTGGAAGGAATAGCTCCAGTCACAATTCCACCAAGTCCCAGCCCTTATACCTCTGTGTCTGTTAGTTGTGGTTGA
- the LOC100816645 gene encoding RGG repeats nuclear RNA binding protein A: protein MASMNPFDLLGDDAEDPSQQIVAEQLKAQLPTKPLPPSQAVREARNVNSRGGRGSGRGRGRGGFNRDLFNDENSFAAPAGQVAFEGERPAYGGPPGPYRGSRGGGGRGAFGNGEAAEDGLPRRPFERRNGTGRGNEFKREGAGRGNWGVQTDEFAQATDEVNETSKNFGDEKPSGEDDVAAIGNKENPANEAEEKEPEDKEMTLEEYEKVLEERRKALQALKTEERKVDTKVFESMQQLSNKKDIDDIFIKLGSDKDKRRETLEKEDKSKKSVNINEFLKSPEGESYYNPGGHGRRHGRGRGARGGYGGYATANIPAPSIEDPGQFPTLGVK from the exons ATGGCAAGCATGAACCCTTTTGATTTGCTGGGTGATGATGCAGAGGACCCATCTCAGCAAATTGTTGCAGAACAGCTCAAGGCTCAGCTTCCTACCAAGCCACTCCCTCCCTCTCAGGCTG TGAGggaagcaagaaatgtaaattcACGCGGTGGTCGAGGAAGTGGCCGCGGCCGCGGTCGTGGTGGTTTCAACCGTGACTTGTTCAATGATGAAAATTCATTTGCTGCCCCTGCTGGTCAAGTTGCTTTTGAAGGAGAAAGACCTGCTTATGGTGGCCCTCCTGGTCCTTATCGTGGTAGTCGCGGTGGTGGTGGACGTGGAGCTTTCGGTAATGGAGAAGCTGCTGAAGATGGTCTCCCACGAAGACCATTTGAACGTCGCAATGGGACTGGACGCGG AAATGAATTCAAACGGGAAGGTGCTGGGAGAGGGAACTGGGGTGTACAGACTGATGAATTTGCCCA GGCAACTGATGAAGTGAATGAAACTTCTAAGAATTTTGGTGATGAAAAGCCTTCAGGTGAGGATGATGTTGCGGCAATTGGAAACAAGGAGAATCCTGCTAATGAAGCTGAAGAAAAAGAGCCTGAGGATAAG GAGATGACTCTCgaggaatatgaaaaagtacTAGAAGAGAGAAGGAAGGCTTTGCAAGCACTTAAGACTGAGGAGAGAAAGGTAGATACTAAAGTTTTTGAATCCATGCAGCAGCTGTCAAACAAGAAAGACATTGATGACATCTTTATTAAGCTG GGATCTGATAAGGACAAGCGCAGAGAGACTCTTGAGAAGGAAGATAAATCCAAAAAG TCTGTCAACATCAATGAGTTTCTGAAGTCCCCAGAGGGTGAAAGTTACTATAACCCGGGTGGGCATGGACGCCGTCATGGTCGTGGACGTGGTGCAAGAGGAGGTTATGGTGGCTATGCAACTGCTAACATTCCAGCTCCATCAATTGAAGATCCTGGGCAATTCCCTACTTTGGGTGTCAAGTGA
- the LOC100817183 gene encoding protein adenylyltransferase SelO, which yields MRYEMGVSILTRFHFSLPLPRATARKRIFHFCPPIACRSSMDQSSGLNLEDLKWDHSFVRELPGDPRRDSFPREVLHACYTQVSPSVQVHNPQLVAFSQPVADLLDLDHKEFQRPDFPLFFSGATPLVGALPYAQCYGGHQFGMWAGQLGDGRAMTLGEILNSNSERWELQLKGAGKTPYSRFADGLAVLRSSVREFLCSEAMHHLGIPTTRALSLVTTGNLVTRDMFYDGNPKEEPGAIVCRVAQSFLRFGSYQIHASRSDEDLGLVRVLADYAIRHHFPHIQNMSKSDSLSFCTGDEDHSVVDLTSNKYAAWVVEIAERTASLIARWQGVGFTHGVLNTDNMSILGLTIDYGPFGFLDAFDPKFTPNTTDLPGRRYCFANQPDIGLWNIAQFTTTLQAAHLINEKEANYAMERYGTRFMDDYQVTMTKKLGLPKYNKQMINKLLSNMAVDKVDYTNFFRTLSNVKADINIPDDELLVPLKSVLLDIGKERKEAWTSWLKAYIHEVSTSGIPDDERKISMDSVNPKYILRNYLCQTAIDAAEIGDFGEVRSLLKLVEHPYDEQPGMEKYARLPPAWAYRPGVCMLSCSS from the exons ATGAGATATGAGATGGGAGTCTCCATTCTCACCCGTTTCcatttctctctccctctcccacGCGCCACCGCCAGAAAGAGGATTTTCCATTTCTGCCCTCCGATTGCATGCCGCTCATCCATGGATCAGTCTTCTGGCCTGAATCTGGAAGATCTGAAATGGGACCATTCCTTCGTCAGAGAATTGCCCGGCGATCCCCGCCGCGACTCCTTTCCCCGTGAGGTTCTGCATGCTTGTTACACCCAAGTCTCTCCTTCTGTTCAAGTACACAATCCCCAACTTGTAGCCTTCTCCCAACCAGTTGCCGACCTACTTGATCTCGACCATAAAGA ATTTCAGAGGCCAGATTTtccccttttcttctctggtgCCACACCTTTAGTTGGAGC GTTGCCTTATGCTCAGTGCTATGGCGGGCATCAATTTGGTATGTGGGCTGGGCAGCTGGGTGATGGCAGGGCAATGACTCTAGGGGAGATACTGAATTCTAACTCTGAAAGGTGGGAACTTCAACTTAAAGGAGCTGGCAAGACTCCTTACAGTCGCTTTGCCGATGGCCTTGCCGTCCTCCGCAGCAGCGTCAGGGAGTTCCTTTGCAGTGAGGCAATGCACCACCTTGGTATACCAACAACTCGTGCACTTTCTCTTGTTACCACCGGCAACCTCGTCACCCGTGACATGTTTTATGA CGGCAATCCAAAGGAAGAACCTGGCGCAATTGTTTGCAGAGTTGCCCAATCTTTTCTGCGGTTTGGGTCATACCAAATACATGCCTCCAGAAGTGATGAGGACCTAGGCCTTGTTCGTGTTTTGGCAGACTATGCTATCAGGCACCACTTTCCTCATATTCAAAATATGAGCAAGAGTGATAGCTTATCTTTCTGCACTGGTGATGAAGATCATTCTGTTGTAGATCTCACTTCAAATAAGTATGCag CATGGGTGGTGGAGATTGCTGAGCGTACTGCTTCCCTGATTGCTAGATGGCAGGGGGTTGGTTTCACTCATGGCGTGCTGAACACGGATAACATGAGCATTTTGGGTCTTACAATAGATTATGGCCCATTTGGATTTTTGGATGCTTTTGATCCTAAATTTACCCCAAATACTACAGATCTTCCAGGTCGAAGATACTGTTTTGCAAACCAGCCTGACATTGGTTTGTGGAATATTGCACAGTTCACAACAACACTACAAGCTGCtcatttaataaatgaaaaagaggCCAACTATGCTATGGAAAG ATATGGAACGAGATTTATGGATGATTATCAGGTTACAATGACCAAAAAGCTTGGCCTCCCTAAGTATAATAAGCAGATGATTAATAAACTTCTTAGCAATATGGCTGTTGACAAAGTTGATTACACAAACTTCTTTCGTACGCTTTCAAATGTTAAAGCAGACATAAACATTCCAGATGATGAGCTGTTAGTCCCACTAAAGTCTGTACTGTTAGATATTGGTAAAGAGCGTAAGGAAGCATGGACCAGTTGGTTGAAAGCTTATATACATGAG GTCTCTACCAGTGGGATACCTGATGACGAAAGGAAGATCTCGATGGATTCAGTGAATCCTAAATATATACTGAGGAACTATCTCTGCCAGACTGCAATTGATGCTGCAGAAATAGGTGATTTTGGAGAGGTTCGCAGCCTGCTCAAATTAGTGGAGCATCCGTATGATGAGCAACCAGGAATGGAAAAATATGCTCGCTTGCCCCCAGCTTGGGCATATCGACCAGGTGTATGCATGCTTTCTTGTTCTTCATGA